The Aneurinibacillus migulanus genome contains the following window.
TGCACTGTAAACGCTGCTGTGTTCGGCTCTCCGTTAATGGAGTATTCCTTAGAAGTTTGTCCTCGAAACGGCATGTACCTACTATAATTATACTTTTTAGGAATTTTACATTTACTAACATTTGTTAAGCAAGATAATGTATCTTAAAATAGCAAACTAAGCCCTGACATCCATACGGACAGCAGGGCATTGCTTTTATTCTTTATCCCATAATAAAGATATAGTCAAGCTCCGGCTCTTTTGCTGAAAGTTTATATCCGTTTACCTCAAAATCGAGTAAATTACTATGTATATTTTTGGCTATCTCTTCAGGTAGCGAAATTCTTCCGTTCTTATCAACCTGAATAATGCATCTATGTATTTCTTTCATTCTCCTCACCCTTCCTATATCCTTTTTTACTATATAAAGGAAAAAAACCTCTTTTTTTCAGGCGGGAGGCCTCACTAAAAAAATAGGAAACGTAGGATTTCCCACGAATCCCGATTTTTTGTTGATGATTTTACTATATTTCAAATTTTCGGAGGCTCAAAGAAGGATTTTACACATTAAGGATTGTAATTAAAAAATATCGCATTATGTTACCGATATTGATTAATCTAGAATGTATAGGAAGAAACGAGGGAGCATGTTTATGTCTATACGTGCACTTTCCTTCACCTCATGGATAATCAATAGATGTGACACTATGTAGTAGGTATCTATAAAGCAAATTTAGGAGGAAACAATGCAAAGGAAATGGTTAACTGTGGTAGCACTACTTCTGCCTTTTATAGTCGTCTTTTCTGTTTCAGCATTTGCTAATAAACCATTAGACGTAATGGTTAATAACTTTTTGATGAATGAGAGACTAAAGCCAAAATTGGAGGAAGGCGTAACTATGGTAGCAGCTCGCCCATTGGCAGAAGCGCTAGGGGCTAAGATAACTTGGGATAAGAGTACAAATACGGTGTGGATTAATTCCCCTAATGTACATTCCCTACAGACTCAAGTTAATCTTTTACAAAAAGCGCTCGCTCCTACTTCACCAAAAGAAGCTGCTCAGCGTTATGCAGAAGGCTTAAAAACGAGGAATGGTGCCTTACAATTTGCTATTATGTCGCCACAATTACAGGAAAAGAGGCGCAAATCATTTGAGGCTTTTTTATGGGGGGAGGGTTCCTCTTCAAGCCCCTGGATTGAGGAGGCTTCCGTTGATGATGGGGTGCAGATTAAGAATGATGTTTGGCAGTTTACGATTACTCTCGTTCATAATGATTCTACAAACAATAAGCGAACTGGCACTTATGACATTATTGTTCAAAAATACGGTGAGCATTGGTATTTGGACAAGGATTAAAATGATTTATGAAAGCAGAGCCTATCTGTCCAACGATAATAGTAGTCTTCAACGTTCCTCTACCTAATGTAACCTTTCCGTCGCAAAGTTCTACGCTGACTAATTCCTTATCATGTCCCCACTCCCTTCTCAGCGTCCAACAAATAAGGCATTGGCGCCTGCTACAGAAATGCTTAAAGACATGATACAAAAGTGGCTTCCTTTTTTATTTCTGTCACTGCTTATCATCTGGTGGATTTCAATAAAGATTGCCCAACCTTTACATCAACTAGCGTATTATACTGAAAACAGTACTGAAAATAGTCAAGAGGAACACATAGAAAAAGTAGTAGCATGGTATTATGAAGCGATTCAGTTAAAGAAGTCATTGCTACATAGCCTGGTTTTTCTCCACAATAGGGTTAACTATTTTATGTATCAAGCGACAACAGATCCGCTGACAAAACTAACTAATCGTCGAACCATGGATCAGCAGATGCAGAATTGGGCAGCCAACCGCGTTCCCTTTTCGATTATTTTACTAGATATCGACCGTTTCAAGAGAGTAAATGATACGTATGGTCACTCGGTCGGAGATGAAGTTTTAAAGTTTTTAGCGGAACAGATGAAAGAAGTTTCACGACAAACAGATATATGCTGTCGATTTGGAGGAGAAGAGTTTGTTATCCTCCTTCCTTATACTGATAAAACGGAAGCCTTTCATGTGGCTGAGCGATTACGTATGAACATGGAATCGAGTATAAGCCCATGTGGTGAGATTGTAACTATTTCAATCGGAGTCTCTTCTTACCCTACTTGTACATCAGAAATGACAAAGTTAATTGAACAAGTAGATGAATGTTTGTATAACGCTAAAAAAAGTGGAAGGAATCGTACAATCGTTTTTGAACCGAATCATGAGTAGTTTTACAATCGCTGTAATGTTATGTTAATAGAATAATCCGATCCGTACAGGATGTACGGGTCGGATTATTTATTGTTCCTCTTTTTACATCCATATCTTTCTTTTTGCTTTTCCCAATAGCACTTCCACATGTATTCCCCCTTGATTTAATTTCCAATTTTATTATGTATTAGGAATCTGTTTTATACGACTAACACTTGTCGTCAAATTTCGAGACAAAAATATCTTTTAAGTACCCTTCGTAAATACTGCATTGAACTGTACGTTTTTTTTGGATGAATAATGTTGAAAACAGATAACAAAAAAGTATCGGATAGATGCTTAAACTCTTGCTAGACTCTCATTACTGTAAACGTTCAGGCGAGGGATTGCTATGTCCCTTATTTGCCACTTCAGTAAAGATATTTTCTTGATACGTTACTTGGCCACTTTCAGCAACAATTTGGCTATAGGGCAACCTAGTTTCAATTAATCGAGCAAGATTTTCAATATCTTGCTTTGTTGCCGGCTGCTTCTCTGTTTTTAACTGATAGCCTAATTGTCCGCTAACCTCTAGTGTAGCCCATTGCACGTCGCTTATGTTCGCAATTCCCGACTGACGCAATCTGGCTTCCAGTTTGTCTACCGGTAA
Protein-coding sequences here:
- a CDS encoding stalk domain-containing protein, whose translation is MQRKWLTVVALLLPFIVVFSVSAFANKPLDVMVNNFLMNERLKPKLEEGVTMVAARPLAEALGAKITWDKSTNTVWINSPNVHSLQTQVNLLQKALAPTSPKEAAQRYAEGLKTRNGALQFAIMSPQLQEKRRKSFEAFLWGEGSSSSPWIEEASVDDGVQIKNDVWQFTITLVHNDSTNNKRTGTYDIIVQKYGEHWYLDKD
- a CDS encoding GGDEF domain-containing protein, yielding MIQKWLPFLFLSLLIIWWISIKIAQPLHQLAYYTENSTENSQEEHIEKVVAWYYEAIQLKKSLLHSLVFLHNRVNYFMYQATTDPLTKLTNRRTMDQQMQNWAANRVPFSIILLDIDRFKRVNDTYGHSVGDEVLKFLAEQMKEVSRQTDICCRFGGEEFVILLPYTDKTEAFHVAERLRMNMESSISPCGEIVTISIGVSSYPTCTSEMTKLIEQVDECLYNAKKSGRNRTIVFEPNHE